A portion of the bacterium genome contains these proteins:
- the nifS gene encoding cysteine desulfurase NifS encodes MPAVYFDHNATTPVRPEVLEAMLPYYQNGYGNASSLHAQGRAARQALEDSRRKIAAVLNCEPAEIVFTGSGTEADNHAIKGVFFANGAGRPGLVTSKIEHHAVLHSFEYLEKHHGAKPVYIGVDSEGRLDLEALKQAVTPETSLVSVMHANNEVGTIQPLAEIADICHSQNAYFHTDAIQTFGKLETDVKKLGVDLLSISGHKIYAPKGVGALYIKKGTKLHSLIHGGGHERNRRAGTENVAGIVALARAAELAAGERESQVLKLSGLRERLWQGLQKNITHIRRNGSLTQGLPGTLNISFEFIEGESILLSLDIKGIASSSGSACTSGSLEPSHVLAAMGVPTETAQGSVRFSLGRENTEQEVDYVIAELPAMISRLRQMSPIAPKESCQINGKSS; translated from the coding sequence ATGCCCGCTGTATATTTTGACCACAATGCCACCACCCCGGTGCGCCCCGAAGTGCTGGAGGCCATGCTGCCCTACTATCAGAATGGTTACGGCAACGCCTCCAGCCTTCACGCCCAGGGAAGGGCGGCCCGCCAGGCCCTGGAGGACTCCCGCCGAAAGATAGCCGCGGTGCTGAACTGCGAACCGGCGGAGATAGTCTTCACCGGCTCGGGCACCGAAGCGGACAACCACGCCATCAAGGGCGTGTTTTTTGCTAATGGGGCCGGCCGGCCGGGCCTGGTCACTTCCAAAATAGAGCACCATGCGGTGCTGCATTCCTTTGAATATCTGGAAAAACACCACGGGGCCAAGCCGGTTTACATCGGGGTTGACTCCGAAGGCCGGCTGGACCTGGAGGCCCTGAAACAGGCGGTGACACCGGAAACTTCCCTGGTCTCCGTGATGCACGCCAACAACGAGGTGGGGACCATCCAGCCCCTGGCTGAGATCGCCGACATCTGTCATTCCCAGAATGCTTATTTCCACACCGACGCCATCCAGACCTTTGGCAAGCTCGAGACCGACGTCAAAAAGCTGGGGGTGGACCTGCTGTCGATCTCCGGGCACAAGATCTACGCCCCCAAGGGGGTGGGGGCGCTCTACATCAAAAAGGGCACCAAACTCCATTCCCTGATCCACGGCGGCGGCCACGAAAGAAACCGCCGGGCCGGCACCGAGAACGTGGCGGGAATAGTGGCGTTGGCCAGGGCCGCCGAGCTGGCGGCCGGGGAACGGGAATCCCAGGTCCTGAAACTCTCCGGATTAAGGGAGCGGCTGTGGCAGGGCCTGCAGAAAAACATCACCCATATCAGGCGCAACGGCTCCCTGACCCAGGGGCTGCCGGGCACCCTCAACATCAGCTTTGAGTTCATAGAAGGCGAGTCCATTCTGCTGTCGCTGGACATCAAGGGCATCGCCTCCTCCTCGGGCTCGGCCTGCACCTCCGGTTCGCTGGAGCCATCCCACGTGCTGGCGGCCATGGGGGTGCCCACCGAAACGGCCCAGGGCTCGGTGCGCTTCAGCCTGGGACGGGAGAATACCGAGCAGG